Proteins encoded in a region of the Cydia splendana chromosome 19, ilCydSple1.2, whole genome shotgun sequence genome:
- the LOC134800033 gene encoding dentin sialophosphoprotein isoform X1: MARGRLACVFALSLLGNALCVPVDVPRHRRGYDDNELDSDENSRSDLTSTDTSVDEASVGPINPAVTLPPVTNSYEDKRKEFQAAESFDDDDDDFPEMQTSSTGGGGSNIISLLNLVNGLFPSSGGANFQRILRRMLREYIRRYPQPFLLPQNKLIRRQGIFDNEIDIDDTFDLRPPPFQRQESDENGSNSDSNVSETKESDERKKSQEKSDEHDSDESNESDENDAGESLEDDDDDDNGDNNASQQDEDSKPASDGNGDNSNGDNDSDYDDDEPPGGGDGQGGGILGILAGSSGDNGESDLGSLLATISGIVVNLSGDGIDLNSLIASGIGLFAGLLSEGEENPGTIIAQYLLTSLETITGGGAKNNGAFFGKFLSKLITGTSAGEAPEGASDESGEPQGPKDSAGFIASLLMGLSADMSKTSSAGSSKW, encoded by the exons ATGGCGAGAGGTCGACTGGCTTGTGTGTTCGCGCTGAGTCTTTTGGGGAACGCTTTGTGTGTTCCTGTGGACGTGCCAAGACATAGGAGAGGATATGATGACAATGAGCTGGATTCAGATGAAAATTCGCGGAGTGATTTGACG AGCACAGATACCTCAGTAGATGAGGCTTCAGTGGGGCCCATCAACCCGGCAGTCACCCTCCCACCCGTCACGAACTCTTACGAAGACAAACGGAAAGAGTTCCAAGCGGCAGAGTCCtttgatgacgatgatgatgatttcccTGAGATGCAGACCTCGTCGACAGGCGGCGGTGGGAGCAACATCATCAGTTTGTTGAATTTGGTGAATGGGCTGTTCCCGTCTTCTGGAGGTGCTAAC TTTCAGAGAATACTTCGCCGTATGCTTCGAGAGTATATAAGACGGTACCCGCAACCATTCCTCCTACCTCAAAACAAATTAATACGAAGACAAGGAATCTTTGATAATGAAATTGACATTGACGACACGTTCGACTTGAGACCACCTCCTTTCCAAAGGCAAGAAAGCGATGAGAATGGTTCAAACAGCGATAGCAATGTATCAGAAACGAAAGAATCAGATGAGCGTAAGAAAAGTCAGGAGAAATCTGACGAACATGATTCTGATGAAAGCAACGAATCTGACGAAAATGATGCTGGAGAAAGTTTAGaggatgatgacgatgatgataaTGGGGACAATAATGCGTCTCAGCAGGATGAGGATTCTAAGCCGGCGTCCGATGGGAATGGAGATAATAGTAATGGCGATAACGACtctgattatgatgatgatgagccgCCGGGGGGTGGGGATGGACAAGGCGGCGGTATTTTGGGAATACTGGCTGGGTCGAGCGGC GATAACGGCGAGTCAGATCTGGGTTCTTTACTGGCGACAATCAGTGGTATTGTGGTAAATTTGAGT GGTGATGGTATAGATCTGAACAGTCTCATAGCGTCCGGGATAGGACTGTTCGCGGGCCTTTTATCAGAGGGCGAAGAGAACCCGGGCACCATAATAGCGCAGTATCTTTTGACGTCTCTGGAAACTATCACTGGAGGTGGCGCG AAAAATAACGGAGCATTCTTTGGAAAGTTCTTATCTAAACTAATTACCGGAACTAGTGCG GGCGAGGCCCCCGAGGGCGCCTCAGACGAGAGCGGGGAGCCGCAGGGCCCGAAGGACTCCGCCGGGTTCATAGCGAGCCTGCTCATGGGGCTCTCAGCAGACATGTCCAAAACCAGCTCGGCTGGAAGCTCCAAATGGTGA
- the LOC134800033 gene encoding dentin sialophosphoprotein isoform X2, which translates to MSTDTSVDEASVGPINPAVTLPPVTNSYEDKRKEFQAAESFDDDDDDFPEMQTSSTGGGGSNIISLLNLVNGLFPSSGGANFQRILRRMLREYIRRYPQPFLLPQNKLIRRQGIFDNEIDIDDTFDLRPPPFQRQESDENGSNSDSNVSETKESDERKKSQEKSDEHDSDESNESDENDAGESLEDDDDDDNGDNNASQQDEDSKPASDGNGDNSNGDNDSDYDDDEPPGGGDGQGGGILGILAGSSGDNGESDLGSLLATISGIVVNLSGDGIDLNSLIASGIGLFAGLLSEGEENPGTIIAQYLLTSLETITGGGAKNNGAFFGKFLSKLITGTSAGEAPEGASDESGEPQGPKDSAGFIASLLMGLSADMSKTSSAGSSKW; encoded by the exons ATG AGCACAGATACCTCAGTAGATGAGGCTTCAGTGGGGCCCATCAACCCGGCAGTCACCCTCCCACCCGTCACGAACTCTTACGAAGACAAACGGAAAGAGTTCCAAGCGGCAGAGTCCtttgatgacgatgatgatgatttcccTGAGATGCAGACCTCGTCGACAGGCGGCGGTGGGAGCAACATCATCAGTTTGTTGAATTTGGTGAATGGGCTGTTCCCGTCTTCTGGAGGTGCTAAC TTTCAGAGAATACTTCGCCGTATGCTTCGAGAGTATATAAGACGGTACCCGCAACCATTCCTCCTACCTCAAAACAAATTAATACGAAGACAAGGAATCTTTGATAATGAAATTGACATTGACGACACGTTCGACTTGAGACCACCTCCTTTCCAAAGGCAAGAAAGCGATGAGAATGGTTCAAACAGCGATAGCAATGTATCAGAAACGAAAGAATCAGATGAGCGTAAGAAAAGTCAGGAGAAATCTGACGAACATGATTCTGATGAAAGCAACGAATCTGACGAAAATGATGCTGGAGAAAGTTTAGaggatgatgacgatgatgataaTGGGGACAATAATGCGTCTCAGCAGGATGAGGATTCTAAGCCGGCGTCCGATGGGAATGGAGATAATAGTAATGGCGATAACGACtctgattatgatgatgatgagccgCCGGGGGGTGGGGATGGACAAGGCGGCGGTATTTTGGGAATACTGGCTGGGTCGAGCGGC GATAACGGCGAGTCAGATCTGGGTTCTTTACTGGCGACAATCAGTGGTATTGTGGTAAATTTGAGT GGTGATGGTATAGATCTGAACAGTCTCATAGCGTCCGGGATAGGACTGTTCGCGGGCCTTTTATCAGAGGGCGAAGAGAACCCGGGCACCATAATAGCGCAGTATCTTTTGACGTCTCTGGAAACTATCACTGGAGGTGGCGCG AAAAATAACGGAGCATTCTTTGGAAAGTTCTTATCTAAACTAATTACCGGAACTAGTGCG GGCGAGGCCCCCGAGGGCGCCTCAGACGAGAGCGGGGAGCCGCAGGGCCCGAAGGACTCCGCCGGGTTCATAGCGAGCCTGCTCATGGGGCTCTCAGCAGACATGTCCAAAACCAGCTCGGCTGGAAGCTCCAAATGGTGA